A window of the Gossypium hirsutum isolate 1008001.06 chromosome A05, Gossypium_hirsutum_v2.1, whole genome shotgun sequence genome harbors these coding sequences:
- the LOC107942284 gene encoding fe-S cluster assembly factor HCF101, chloroplastic encodes MQLLHAPSWPHLSFQTSDRNSKGGLLSLEKCLQLSTANCSFQPQKLERSIWVSHKRNFFSFCATKATSVEAGSSAASSGTAEGDVLKALSQIIDPDFGTDIVTCGFVKDLLIDEASGEVSFRLELTTPACPIKDMFEQQANEVVARLPWVKKVAVTMSAQPAKPIFAGDLPAGLRRISNIVAVSSCKGGVGKSTVAVNLAYTLAGMGARVGVFDADVYGPSLPTMVSPENRLLEMNPEKRTIIPTDYLGVKLVSFGFAGQGRAIMRGPMVSGVIDQLLTTSEWGELDYLVIDMPPGTGDIQLTLCQVVPLTAAVIVTTPQKLAFIDVAKGVRMFSKLKVPCVAVVENMSHFDADGKRYYPFGRGSGSQVVQQFGIPHLFDLPIRPTLSASGDSGTPEVVADPQGEVAQTFQNLGVCVVQQCAKIRQQVSTAVTYDKSIKAIRVKVPDSEEEFLLHPATVRRNDHSAQSVDEWTGEQKLQYGDIPEDIEPEEIRPMGNYAVSITWPDGFSQIAPYDQLQMIERLVDVPQPTAVQS; translated from the exons ATGCAACTTCTCCACGCTCCATCTTGGCCACATCTCTCCTTTCAAACTTcagaccgaaattcaaaaggag GATTGCTTTCACTTGAGAAATGTCTTCAACTGTCAACTGCCAATTGTTCCTTTCAGCCTCAAAAGCTGGAAAGGTCGATATGGGTATCGCATAAAAGAAACTTTTTTAGCTTCTGTGCAACAAAAGCTACCTCAGTTGAAG CTGGTTCTTCAGCAGCATCAAGTGGAACAGCTGAAGGTGATGTATTAAAAGCCTTGTCTCAAATCATTGATCCAGACTTTGGAACAGATATTGTCACCTGTGGTTTTGTGAAAGATCTGCTCATTGATGAAGCTTCAGGAGAG GTTTCCTTCCGTTTGGAGCTTACAACACCAGCATGTCCAATCAAGGACATG TTTGAGCAGCAAGCAAATGAAGTGGTGGCTAGGCTTCCATGGGTGAAGAAGGTCGCTGTGACCATGTCAGCACAACCAGCCAAACCTATTTTTGCCGGAGATCTTCCAGCAGGTTTGCGGAGAATTTCAAATATTGTAGCGGTTTCAAGTTGCAAG GGAGGTGTAGGAAAATCAACGGTTGCTGTAAATCTTGCGTATACTTTGGCTGGAATGGGAGCCAGAGTAGGTGTTTTTGATGCTGATGTTTATGGACCAAGTTTACCAACAATGGTCTCCCCTGAAAATCGATTGCTAGAGATG AACCCAGAAAAGAGAACAATCATCCCAACAGATTATTTAGGAGTCAAGTTGGTATCCTTTGGATTTGCTGGACAAGGTCGTGCAATAATGCGAGGTCCAATGGTTTCAGGGGTCATCGATCAACTTCTGACAACTTCAGAGTG GGGAGAGCTTGATTATCTTGTTATTGACATGCCTCCGGGAACTGGTGATATCCAGCTTACTCTATGCCAG GTAGTGCCTTTGACAGCGGCTGTTATTGTTACCACCCCTCAAAAGCTAGCATTTATTGATGTTGCCAAAGGAGTTCGCATGTTTTCCAAACTTAAG GTACCATGTGTTGCTGTGGTTGAAAATATGAGTCACTTTGATGCGGATGGCAAACGCTACTACCCGTTTGGTCGAGGTTCAGGCTCTCAG GTTGTCCAGCAGTTTGGGATCCCTCATCTTTTTGATCTTCCCATTAGACCAACC CTTTCTGCTTCTGGTGATAGTGGAACACCTGAAGTGGTGGCTGATCCTCAAGGTGAAGTTGCCCAGACGTTTCAGAACCTTGGAGTATGTGTTGTGCAACAGTGTGCCAAGATTCGCCAGCAAG TATCAACAGCAGTTACATATGACAAATCCATCAAGGCCATAAGAGTTAAGGTACCGGATTCAGAGGAAGAATTCCTTCTGCATCCTGCAACAGTAAGACGGAATGACCACTCTGCCCAAAGTGTG GATGAGTGGACCGGAGAGCAAAAGCTGCAGTACGGTGACATTCCAGAAGATATTGAACCTGAAGAAATTCGA
- the LOC107942294 gene encoding VIN3-like protein 1 isoform X1 produces the protein MDLEDKYLAKVSGIQSLSSSVQSTPEKNGHSDDASRSPELLQEFLKSGPRKELLRTCFHKEKKSSASSKSKMSEVVKSGNKIIKKPDLRKVSSTANSQSSARKQNRKGENPIRVLPATEQSSDHGFSSSWICKNSACRAILSIDDTFCKRCSCCICHLFDDNKDPSLWLVCSSESGEGDYCGLSCHIECALQREKVGVVDLGQLMQLDGSYCCASCGKVSGILGSWKKQLMIAREARRLDVLCYRIYLSYRLLYKTSRFTELHEFVKDAKAKLETEVGPVNGVSAKMARGIVSWLSVAGDIQKLCSLAIEKANEWLVTMSNTNPKCQDSRPAACRFLFEELTSSSVVIILIELSTASSDDIKGYKLWYFKSRDETHTKEPSSVFPRTQRRILISNLQPCTEYTFRIVSYTEAGDLGHSEAKCFTKSVEIIYKNPTSAAVMCQKNVNHLTEGSSKELTAVGSSGFKVRDLGKILRLALAQEQGCFEGFCSADIEKCCGAIKNIKPETREEHHMPSVSRGLDLNVVSVPDLNEELTPPFESSRDEDNGCTLELAVEADDDAASLEIEKNRLARSHGSGDSQTWTNGATGEVPAVDSHTELCRKRAANSNEETHDCDSTLINGSPFRITNDSGSLDENFEYCVKVIRSLECEGHINQEFRLKLLTWFSLRSTEQERRVVNTFIQTLIDDPSSLAGQLVDSFSDIISSKRPRNGFCSKLWH, from the exons ATGGATTTAGAAGATAAATACCTTGCTAAAG TTTCTGGCATACAAAGTCTTTCTTCCAGTGTGCAAAGTACTCCAGAGAAAAATGGCCATTCAGATGATGCTTCGAGAAGTCCAGAACTCCTGCAAGAATTCCTGAAATCTGGTCCAAGAAAGGAGCTTCTTCGAACCTGTTTTCATAAAGAGAAGAAAAGTTCAGCTTCTTCAAAGAGCAAAATGTCTGAAGTTGTAAAGTCGGGTAACAAGATCATCAAAAAGCCTGACTTGAGAAAGGTCTCATCCACTGCCAACAGTCAGTCTTCTGCTAGGAAGCAAAACAGAAAGGGGGAGAACCCAATAAGGGTGCTCCCAGCTACTGAGCAGTCTTCAGACCATGGATTTTCTAGCTCATGGATATGTAAAAATTCTGCTTGCAGAGCTATTCTTTCCATAGATGACACATTTTGTAAGAGATGCTCCTGTTGTATCTGTCACTTATTTGATGACAACAAGGACCCAAGTCTTTGGTTGGTATGTTCCTCTGAATCTGGTGAGGGAGATTATTGTGGGTTGTCATGCCATATTGAATGTGCTCTTCAACGTGAGAAGGTGGGGGTTGTTGATCTTGGACAATTGATGCAACTAGATGGTAGCTATTGTTGTGCTTCTTGTGGTAAAGTTTCAGGTATACTCGG ATCTTGGAAGAAGCAGCTAATGATAGCTAGGGAAGCTCGCCGCCTGGATGTACTTTGTTATAGGATATACTTGAGTTACAGGCTCCTATATAAGACTTCTCGCTTTACAGAACTGCACGAGTTTGTGAAAGATGCAAAGGCCAAACTAGAAACAGAAGTGGGGCCTGTAAATGGAGTTTCTGCTAAAATGGCTCGGGGAATAGTGAGCTGGCTTTCTGTTGCTGGTGACATACAGAAACTATGCTCACTTGCAATTGAAAAAGCAAATGAATGGCTGGTGACCATGTCTAATACTAACCCAAAGTGCCAAG ATTCACGTCCTGCTGCTTGCAGGTTTCTATTTGAAGAATTGACATCATCATCTGTTGTAATTATTCTAATTGAACTGTCCACTGCATCATCTGATGATATTAAGGGCTATAAGCTCTGGTATTTCAAGAGTAGAGATGAGACACATACAAAAGAACCTAGTTCCGTCTTTCCAAGAACTCAGAGAAGGATTTTGATATCTAATTTGCAGCCCTGTACTGAGTACACGTTTCGAATTGTTTCTTACACTGAAGCGGGTGATTTGGGCCATTCTGAGGCTAAATGTTTCACCAAGAGTGTAGAGATAATTTACAAGAATCCTACTTCAGCAGCTGTGATGTGTCAGAAGAATGTGAATCACCTTACTGAAGGAAGTTCGAAGGAGCTCACGGCAGTTGGTTCTTCTGGATTTAAAGTTCGAGACCTTGGGAAAATCCTGCGTCTTGCTTTAGCTCAAGAGCAAGGCTGCTTTGAAGGATTTTGCAGTGCCGATATAGAAAAATGCTGTGGagcaataaaaaatattaagccTGAAACTCGAGAAGAGCATCATATGCCATCTGTTTCACGTGGACTTGACTTAAATGTTGTCTCAGTACCTGATCTAAATGAAGAACTAACTCCTCCATTCGAATCCTCGAGGGATGAAGATAATGGTTGCACTTTAGAGCTGGCTGTGGAGGCAGATGACGATGCTGCTTCGCTTGAAATAGAGAAGAACAGGCTAGCAAGATCACATGGTAGTGGAGATTCCCAGACCTGGACTAATGGGGCAACAGGGGAAGTGCCTGCTGTTGATTCCCATACCGAGTTGTGCAGGAAAAGAGCAGCAAACTCAAATGAAGAGACACATGACTGTGATAGTACTCTTATAAATGGCTCGCCATTCCGAATCACCAATGATTCAGGTTCCTTGGATGAGAATTTCGAGTACTGTGTTAAGGTAATCAGATCACTAGAATGCGAGGGTCATATCAACCAGGAATTCAGACTGAAATTACTAACATGGTTTAGCTTGAGGTCAACAGAGCAAGAACGCAGGGTGGTcaacacattcattcaaacactGATTGATGATCCGAGTAGCTTGGCAGGGCAGTTAGTTGACTCATTTTCAGATATCATATCTAGCAAGAGGCCTCGAAATGGATTTTGTAGTAAGCTATGGCACTAA
- the LOC107942294 gene encoding VIN3-like protein 1 isoform X2, with protein sequence MSEVVKSGNKIIKKPDLRKVSSTANSQSSARKQNRKGENPIRVLPATEQSSDHGFSSSWICKNSACRAILSIDDTFCKRCSCCICHLFDDNKDPSLWLVCSSESGEGDYCGLSCHIECALQREKVGVVDLGQLMQLDGSYCCASCGKVSGILGSWKKQLMIAREARRLDVLCYRIYLSYRLLYKTSRFTELHEFVKDAKAKLETEVGPVNGVSAKMARGIVSWLSVAGDIQKLCSLAIEKANEWLVTMSNTNPKCQDSRPAACRFLFEELTSSSVVIILIELSTASSDDIKGYKLWYFKSRDETHTKEPSSVFPRTQRRILISNLQPCTEYTFRIVSYTEAGDLGHSEAKCFTKSVEIIYKNPTSAAVMCQKNVNHLTEGSSKELTAVGSSGFKVRDLGKILRLALAQEQGCFEGFCSADIEKCCGAIKNIKPETREEHHMPSVSRGLDLNVVSVPDLNEELTPPFESSRDEDNGCTLELAVEADDDAASLEIEKNRLARSHGSGDSQTWTNGATGEVPAVDSHTELCRKRAANSNEETHDCDSTLINGSPFRITNDSGSLDENFEYCVKVIRSLECEGHINQEFRLKLLTWFSLRSTEQERRVVNTFIQTLIDDPSSLAGQLVDSFSDIISSKRPRNGFCSKLWH encoded by the exons ATGTCTGAAGTTGTAAAGTCGGGTAACAAGATCATCAAAAAGCCTGACTTGAGAAAGGTCTCATCCACTGCCAACAGTCAGTCTTCTGCTAGGAAGCAAAACAGAAAGGGGGAGAACCCAATAAGGGTGCTCCCAGCTACTGAGCAGTCTTCAGACCATGGATTTTCTAGCTCATGGATATGTAAAAATTCTGCTTGCAGAGCTATTCTTTCCATAGATGACACATTTTGTAAGAGATGCTCCTGTTGTATCTGTCACTTATTTGATGACAACAAGGACCCAAGTCTTTGGTTGGTATGTTCCTCTGAATCTGGTGAGGGAGATTATTGTGGGTTGTCATGCCATATTGAATGTGCTCTTCAACGTGAGAAGGTGGGGGTTGTTGATCTTGGACAATTGATGCAACTAGATGGTAGCTATTGTTGTGCTTCTTGTGGTAAAGTTTCAGGTATACTCGG ATCTTGGAAGAAGCAGCTAATGATAGCTAGGGAAGCTCGCCGCCTGGATGTACTTTGTTATAGGATATACTTGAGTTACAGGCTCCTATATAAGACTTCTCGCTTTACAGAACTGCACGAGTTTGTGAAAGATGCAAAGGCCAAACTAGAAACAGAAGTGGGGCCTGTAAATGGAGTTTCTGCTAAAATGGCTCGGGGAATAGTGAGCTGGCTTTCTGTTGCTGGTGACATACAGAAACTATGCTCACTTGCAATTGAAAAAGCAAATGAATGGCTGGTGACCATGTCTAATACTAACCCAAAGTGCCAAG ATTCACGTCCTGCTGCTTGCAGGTTTCTATTTGAAGAATTGACATCATCATCTGTTGTAATTATTCTAATTGAACTGTCCACTGCATCATCTGATGATATTAAGGGCTATAAGCTCTGGTATTTCAAGAGTAGAGATGAGACACATACAAAAGAACCTAGTTCCGTCTTTCCAAGAACTCAGAGAAGGATTTTGATATCTAATTTGCAGCCCTGTACTGAGTACACGTTTCGAATTGTTTCTTACACTGAAGCGGGTGATTTGGGCCATTCTGAGGCTAAATGTTTCACCAAGAGTGTAGAGATAATTTACAAGAATCCTACTTCAGCAGCTGTGATGTGTCAGAAGAATGTGAATCACCTTACTGAAGGAAGTTCGAAGGAGCTCACGGCAGTTGGTTCTTCTGGATTTAAAGTTCGAGACCTTGGGAAAATCCTGCGTCTTGCTTTAGCTCAAGAGCAAGGCTGCTTTGAAGGATTTTGCAGTGCCGATATAGAAAAATGCTGTGGagcaataaaaaatattaagccTGAAACTCGAGAAGAGCATCATATGCCATCTGTTTCACGTGGACTTGACTTAAATGTTGTCTCAGTACCTGATCTAAATGAAGAACTAACTCCTCCATTCGAATCCTCGAGGGATGAAGATAATGGTTGCACTTTAGAGCTGGCTGTGGAGGCAGATGACGATGCTGCTTCGCTTGAAATAGAGAAGAACAGGCTAGCAAGATCACATGGTAGTGGAGATTCCCAGACCTGGACTAATGGGGCAACAGGGGAAGTGCCTGCTGTTGATTCCCATACCGAGTTGTGCAGGAAAAGAGCAGCAAACTCAAATGAAGAGACACATGACTGTGATAGTACTCTTATAAATGGCTCGCCATTCCGAATCACCAATGATTCAGGTTCCTTGGATGAGAATTTCGAGTACTGTGTTAAGGTAATCAGATCACTAGAATGCGAGGGTCATATCAACCAGGAATTCAGACTGAAATTACTAACATGGTTTAGCTTGAGGTCAACAGAGCAAGAACGCAGGGTGGTcaacacattcattcaaacactGATTGATGATCCGAGTAGCTTGGCAGGGCAGTTAGTTGACTCATTTTCAGATATCATATCTAGCAAGAGGCCTCGAAATGGATTTTGTAGTAAGCTATGGCACTAA
- the LOC107942299 gene encoding uncharacterized protein, whose protein sequence is MENYLFLFSLVLLFGLLPFSSQTPNPKNPNPKPPLTQAHTELINYGFPIGLLPASVTKYTLNQTSGNFAIDLGGTCKITLPPDNYLATYSKRVTGKIENGKIAELDGIRVRALFKWWSITGIRSSGDNLVFEVGMVTAKYPAKNFDESPLCEGRHSSS, encoded by the coding sequence ATGGAGAATTATCTCTTTCTGTTCTCGCTTGTTCTTCTCTTTGGTCTTTTACCCTTTTCCTctcaaaccccaaaccctaaaaaCCCCAATCCCAAACCTCCGCTCACCCAGGCACACACCGAGCTTATAAACTATGGTTTTCCGATCGGTCTTCTTCCGGCCTCGGTGACGAAGTACACTCTTAACCAAACATCCGGTAACTTCGCCATTGATCTCGGTGGCACGTGCAAGATCACGCTCCCGCCTGACAACTACCTGGCTACTTACTCGAAGCGGGTAACGGGGAAGATTGAAAACGGAAAGATAGCGGAACTCGATGGGATCAGGGTACGGGCTTTGTTCAAATGGTGGTCCATAACCGGGATTCGATCCAGCGGGGATAATTTGGTCTTTGAAGTTGGGATGGTTACGGCTAAATATCCTGCTAAGAACTTTGATGAAAGCCCTCTCTGTGAAGGCCGTCATTCGTCTTCTTAA